A part of Populus alba chromosome 8, ASM523922v2, whole genome shotgun sequence genomic DNA contains:
- the LOC118039923 gene encoding uncharacterized protein, whose translation MNHCAIQQNAFSTREEIRNSVSIPISERRDPVVCPKPRRLGLLNDHPARSFRFQLSHQSELCDSIAGTDFLEIILTKGCYGMDNQSFCTQVSSSPPPFFCGSPPSRVANPLIQDARFGNEKFASFSPVTPIPPQMGLSSSSSSSSSSSPRKGGLVRSSFGSKPVVRIEGFDCLDRDCRNCSVPALA comes from the exons atGAATCACTGTGCGATCCAACAAAACGCCTTCTCAACCCGGGAAGAGATTCGGAACTCCGTCTCAATTCCAATCTCGGAGCGGAGAGACCCGGTGGTTTGTCCCAAACCCAGACGCCTTGGTCTGTTGAACGACCACCCTGCCAGGTCTTTCAGATTTCAGCTCAG CCATCAATCAGAGCTTTGTGATTCAATAGCAGGGACTGATTTTTTGGAAATCATCCTCACAAAG GGTTGTTATGGTATGGATAATCAATCTTTTTGCACACAAGTATCCTCTTCGCCGCCCCCTTTTTTTTGTGGGTCGCCGCCGAGCAGAGTAGCTAACCCATTAATTCAAGATGCTAGATTCGGGAATGAGAAATTCGCCTCCTTTTCACCAGTCACGCCTATTCCACCGCAGATGggcttatcatcatcatcatcatcatcatcatcatcatctccaaGGAAAGGAGGATTGGTTCGATCAAGTTTTGGAAGCAAACCAGTGGTGAGAATTGAGGGCTTTGACTGCCTTGACAGGGATTGTAGAAATTGCAGCGTTCCAGCTTTGGCTTAA
- the LOC118039922 gene encoding large ribosomal subunit protein uL15c, with protein MAMAMAMAAASLPCPSSPFKGNLTRLKPKTCNFTCLTLHSKKKRPSVVVNQAAAPSVVTTSSGARLRLDNLGPQPGSRKKGKRKGRGISAGQGNSCGFGMRGQKSRSGPGVRKGFEGGQMPLYRRIPKLRGIAGGMHAGLPKYVPVNLKDIASAGFQEGEEVSLETLKEKGLINPSGRERRLPLKVLGDGELSVKLNIKARAFSVAAKEKLEAAGCSLTVLPGRKKWVKPSVAKNLARAEEYFAKKRAAAIESEPPSA; from the exons ATGGCAATGGCAATGGCAATGGCAGCAGCGTCTCTTCCTTGCCCTTCTTCTCCATTCAAG gGAAACTTGACGAGATTGAAGCCAAAGACATGCAACTTCACTTGTCTTACACTccattctaagaaaaaaagacCATCGGTGGTAGTCAATCAAGCAGCAGCACCTTCTGTGGTTACTACATCTTCAGGAGCGAGGCTCAGGCTGGACAATCTGGGCCCACAACCAGGGTCTagaaagaaagggaagagaaaGGGAAGAGGTATCTCTGCAGGACAAGGGAACAGTTGTGGGTTTGGTATGAGAGGTCAGAAATCTCGGTCTGGTCCTGGTGTTCGAAAAGGGTTCGAGGGTGGACAAATGCCTCTTTACCGCCGTATCCCTAAATTGCGTGGAATTGCTGGAg GTATGCATGCGGGTTTGCCAAAATATGTCCCTGTGAACTTGAAAGACATAGCATCAGCAGGATTCCAAGAGGGAGAGGAGGTATCATTAGAGACTTTGAAGGAGAAAGGCTTGATCAACCCATCAGGAAGAGAAAGGAGACTCCCTTTGAAG GTTCTGGGTGATGGAGAGCTAAGTGTCAAGCTGAACATTAAAGCTCGAGCCTTTTCAGTAGCAGCCAAGGAGAAGCTTGAGGCTGCTGGATGCTCTCTTACTGTCTTACCTGGCCGAAAGAAGTGGGTGAAACCATCAGTTGCTAAGAACCTTGCTCGTGCTGAAGAATACTTTGCTAAGAAACGAGCTGCAGCCATTGAGTCTGAGCCGCCCTCGGCTTAA
- the LOC118039924 gene encoding uncharacterized protein, giving the protein MEEGKGSTLVHLLVVVLSLVAFGFTIAAERRRSVGRIEKDATNATYCVYNSDVATGYGVGAFLFLLSSESLLMGITKCMCFGRSLAPGGDRAWAIIYFVSSWATFLVAEGCLIAGAKKNAYHTRYRGMIYAQNVTCETLRKGVFIAGAVFVVATMILNVYYYMYFSKATASKATHKTNRTSSVGMTGNP; this is encoded by the exons ATGGAAGAAGGAAAAGGTTCGACTCTGGTTCACCTTCTAGTGGTGGTTCTGAGTCTGGTAGCATTTGGGTTTACCATTGCTGCTGAAAGACGTAGAAGCGTT GGTCGCATTGAAAAAGATGCAACAAACGCTACGTACTGTGTCTACAACTCTGATGTTGCCACAGGTTATGGAGTGGGTGCTTTCTTATTTCTTCTTTCAAGTGAATCACTATTGATGGGTATCACAAAATGCATGTGTTTTGGGAGATCATTAGCCCCTGGTGGAGACCGAGCCTGGGCCATCATTTATTTTGTCTCTTCTTG GGCAACTTTTCTTGTTGCAGAAGGATGTTTAATTGCAGGTGCAAAGAAAAATGCTTATCATACCAGGTATCGAGGGATGATCTATGCTCAAAACGTCACCTGTGAAACATTGCGGAAAGGTGTTTTTATTGCTGGAGCAGTGTTTGTGGTGGCAACAATGATTCTCAATGTATACTACTACATGTATTTCTCCAAGGCTACTGCCAGTAAGGCCACTCACAAAACAAATCGCACAAGTTCTGTCGGGATGACTGGCAATCCTTAG